TCTTCACATTTCAACCTTCCTGTCcaaaaaatgtgtgtgtgtgcacaacACTAATTATTTTCAGTGCGGATTAATGGGATTATCTTTGCGTTGGACAACAGTTTATTATACAATATTTGGGCAGTTTTCCTTCCGTTTCTGTGGGTGTTCGTTTCTCGCATAAGCGGATTGCAATGTCCAGTTGCCAAATACTAACAGTTGGAGACCGTTTAAGGTCCGGGATCGAAGAAGGTGCCAAGTAACGCCCGTTTGGATTTGGCATGACTTTGCACAGGTTCTTAGATGGATTCGGATGATTGTTTTGCTTGGATTTTCAACGGATTAGGAGGATTTACGAACTAGATCTAAAGATTGGAAAAGCATCTCTCTCAGTTTTCTTGAGTTAATATAATAAGATTGACTTTACCAATATAGATACCCCTTCTGCCATTGGAATGCCCCAGCCCAGCTAACTTCATCATCGAAATTGATGGGCTCACTCAATTGTCAGCTCAAATTTCACTGTTCTCGAAGGTCTCCCCGCCCCTTTTGCCCCTTCCCAAGACTGCAGACAATTCCATCGTCATTCGACGCATCCAGCAAATGGCCAAATAGAGTGCTTAACCCCGGAGAGCAACCCGTGGCTAATGGTGCTCCACTTAGGCCCACGCTCCCAGAGACAAACTTAATACAAGTCCACGTCCAAATGCGAGTCCGAGTCCAAATCCAAAGCAAAGCATGGCCAAATGCGAGACCGATCGAGGCGGAGAGACCCGGACCCAAAGAATCCATATCGAATGGATGGCCTTATGCAGGCGCCCTGTGTCGCATGATTAACGGCGTTAAAATGCCAATGTGACGCCACATTGTGTACACAAATTAACATTGGAGGAGTCTCTTTTGGCCAGGCCTTTGAGCCGATCTCAGCCGAGCACCAGTCTCCCGCCAGACATGACCAATGCGATCAGCGACCCAGGCCCGAACCCGTGCACCTCACCCACTGGGCGAAAGCGGGGTATCAAAGTGTTTGAAAGTTGTTAGATAAGTGATAGTTATTacttgctttaattattatctTCCTTTTAAAGTAACGTCTTAAAAGTATAGATCAAATTACGTGGttactttttactttttagTACAACGACACGTATTTTCTCTGAGTGCAGGACTCGAGCGCGACTCAGTGTTATAATTTGAATATGTTTAGTGGGCATTAATGTTATAATGACAATAACTACGTACCGTCTGCGGCCGGTGCAGCACCCGCTGTGACGTTTGCCTTTTGTTGTCAACGTTAGCTCCCCGACCGCCGATTCCCAAAGCGAACCCGTTTCCACATCCATACCCATTCCCATTACCATTCCgattcccaatcccaatcccattccgaatccgaatccgaatctcGATTCCCATTGCCAGTCCCAAAAGTGTTCCAGCTGCGAGCTGAAAGCACCataacatataaataaatatcgaAATCGGGTCTTGCCGAGACGCTTGTCGCTACCAGTCAGCGCTGGCTTTTGTTTCGCGCAGAAAAATTCCCGAATACGCCGGGCGAAACAAAAAGGCCAGTAAATCTGGGAAATATATATCCCGAAAAGAAAAGGCCAGGGAAAGAAGCCGGGGATCCAGCGGCGCCGAAatgacaaaaataaaattacataaaaaatAACAGTTGTTAACTACCGCACGGGCGGGTGGGGAATGGGTAACATCGATGGGCATAAATTTCGATCGGCTACGCAAGGCgccaattaaaaataaacttgttACAGCGCCACCTTAATGAAGTGGCCAAAAACAGGCAGAATTTGGCAACTGTACTTGGCCATAACGCTGCGGGGGAATTGCCGAAGTCTGCCAAAGATGACTCACTTAATTTAGAAATGCAAGCCGACCATGGGAACTTGGGTATTTATGGTCATAACTTCGTTGAAATTGGTATGCGGTGTCTTTTTTGTCTGGCAGGAGTCCCTTTCCAAATGGTTTTATTAAGGTTTCAGCATTTAAGCTCACGGTATCCCTTCATATCTTGCTTGTCAGAGAAGTATCTTAGAGTTTGTTCCCTAACCTTATAGTAGGATGTAAAGAAAGTTGGTGTTCAAATACCAATTCTTCTGCCTTGTGAAATCTCCTAACTTAGTGCATACCCCACTACTAATGGAATATCTGTGTTTGCGGAAGTAGGTACAGTGCTCTTCCGTCAATGAACTTCGCAAAGCTTTgagagaaaatatatatatatgtatgtacacccAGAGACAACGGTGAACAATCGTTGGTGTCGTTGAAGACAAATCATTATAAAGCCCGCCGAAGGTTAGCAACTGTGAAAAACAGTTGTCTGGACGTCGGGGTGATTTGTAAATGTCAACACCGCGTCCGAGGTGCGGATTCGGTTGCCTTTAATGAGTCATGGGCGATTTCATGTTGCGTGATCTTGACTTATTTGTGGATATAATATGTACGCAGTTGTGGTCAAAATAATGGCACTTCGGCTTATCCATAAATTAGTTGAATTGTTTACCAACAGAAGCTTAATTCAATAGGTTATCTGTGTACTTACGATGTAACTTGGGATTATCTCAACGAAATGTTACTTAAATTGGTATGCGTCTGTTTGGCACTATAAATTCCCAAATTACTTATATAGATATaggtttttaaaaatattattaaattatgatCTCGAACTTGCCGTGCTATCAGTATGACCGCAACTGTTTCGATATAAGCAGGGAAATTTACATATGAATATGTatcatatatatgtatgatatatatattctgCTTGAAATTTATTGACCCATAAAAGTTGTCGCAGGCGTTGCTAACTTCATTTAAACCTTGCGTCTCCCTCTGTTTTAGGTGTCTGCCTTAAAGTGCGCCATAAACTAAAAGCCAAACCTAAACGTCGGCGgagaggagaaataaataacGCCCACCGAAACGCAACACCACCTACTGGTCACCCGTGGCAAACGAGAAGGGGGTGGAGAGGCGAAATCACGGAGCAGCGATATACGGGCCAAAAAGATAAAGCCGCCAGGACAGGGGAAAGTGGTAGAGGAAGCGACGTTGCCGCTCTTCACCGACCAATCAGCCAAGAAGGCAGCAATTAAGCGCGGTGTTATCTGAACAGATAGCGATTAGAGGCGAGAAAATAGACCCCATTGAGTGGAAAAGCCCCATTGCCGAGCCAAAGAGCGCGCTTGAGAGGCCGGAAAGGCGGGAGTCAGCCACACACGAATCCCCATTTGACGAGAGCGGGAGCACCCAGCCGGGAGAGCCCCGAGCAGCGCCACATCGCCGCACTTCGAGCACCCCACTCAAGCACTCAACCTCCAGCGCCGGGCACCAGTACACATACCGCCTGTCAAAATGTTTGCTGTAATGCGAATCGACAACGATGACTGCCGGTCCGATTTCCGCCGCAAGATGCGTCCGAAGTGCGAGTTCATTTGCAAGTACTGCCAGCGGCGATTCACCAAGCCGTACAACCTGATGATCCACGAGCGCACCCACAAGTCCCCCGAGATCACCTATTCGTGCGAGGTGTGCGGCAAGTACTTCAAGCAGCGGGACAATCTGCGCCAGCACAGGTAAGCCACCAACCAAGCAGATCCCAAGTTCCCAAGTTCCCAGATTCCTatccatacatacatacgttcCATCACCAGCGCACAGAAAACTTTTCGGATTGATCTCAATATGGTTATCTTACTAAGAGTATATATGTGTTTTCTAACTTCACTTGAAGTTCAAAGAGTAGCCAAAAACTTGTATTTATTCATTAAATGATGGCATTCTTAAGAATACAGTGAAATACCTAATTGATTATATGAAATTCGATACCATTGATCATATCAGCCAATATGGGTCAAACTGATTAGATCCAATATGATTATGGATTTCCGcgtgtacatatacatatgtaaagGAATACAATGCATGGAATAAGCTAACTATaattatttgaaatcggtTATATTTATTGGTGATGGTTATACGAAATCAAGAAGGTGTTAAAAGGAAATTCCAAAACTAGGGAAAGTTTACTTTGAAagattatattatatttgcaCCTAGAAAATCCCCAATGAGATAAGCTACTTACAAGATTTAATGAGTTTAACTCATAAATACAGATAACTGGGGAAAGTAAAAGCCCCCTGGAATATATTagaattaaatt
This genomic stretch from Drosophila mauritiana strain mau12 chromosome 2L, ASM438214v1, whole genome shotgun sequence harbors:
- the LOC117142663 gene encoding protein drumstick, producing MFAVMRIDNDDCRSDFRRKMRPKCEFICKYCQRRFTKPYNLMIHERTHKSPEITYSCEVCGKYFKQRDNLRQHRCSQCVWR